Proteins found in one Luteimonas chenhongjianii genomic segment:
- a CDS encoding polyketide cyclase, giving the protein MTRLLELLISCVIVAVLFLVVAVLLPSSRTLTESAETNRRQTIVFDTLNSLQRFKDWSPVTAYDPGAELKLSGPVSGVGARIDYSSSLKRVGDGSWEITESVPQSRVVYALETPNRGNDKTMIFQLRPTGRNNRNIEITQTYNVDYGWDLLGRFAGLYVSRNVGDGMKLGLDRLTNMLAAVPNVDYRAEGSTLANLAAADRPAENLLLVSAGAVERNNQVIQDSMKQNLEWINRTMAANGLESAGPLRVITTELGRETYTFDIAMPVRKKGAGSAAPAAAEGENGADGENATAAAPVAAPTTDAVELTGLELLGPVKAVYLPRARVARADYKGFMAELDNVRNAVRAWALTQGLEVTDRPYENYRNGIDAAFTENGEFEVFWTLRDPQAAAAANATPAAAPAADATPEAAPAE; this is encoded by the coding sequence ATGACCCGTCTGCTCGAACTGCTGATCTCTTGCGTCATCGTCGCCGTGCTGTTTCTTGTGGTGGCCGTTCTGCTTCCCTCCAGCCGCACGTTGACCGAGTCGGCGGAAACCAACCGTCGCCAGACGATCGTGTTCGATACGCTCAACAGCCTCCAGCGTTTCAAGGACTGGTCGCCCGTCACCGCCTACGACCCGGGCGCGGAGCTCAAGCTTTCCGGTCCCGTTTCCGGTGTCGGCGCACGCATCGACTACAGCTCCAGTCTCAAGCGCGTCGGCGACGGCAGCTGGGAAATCACCGAGTCCGTGCCGCAGAGCCGGGTGGTCTACGCGCTGGAAACCCCGAACCGGGGCAACGACAAGACCATGATCTTCCAGCTGCGTCCGACGGGCCGCAACAACCGCAACATCGAGATCACCCAGACCTACAACGTCGATTACGGCTGGGACCTCCTCGGCCGGTTCGCGGGCCTGTACGTCAGCCGCAACGTCGGTGACGGCATGAAGCTGGGCCTGGATCGGCTGACGAACATGCTCGCCGCGGTGCCGAACGTCGACTACCGCGCCGAGGGCAGCACGCTGGCCAACCTGGCGGCGGCTGATCGCCCGGCCGAGAACCTGCTGCTGGTCAGCGCCGGTGCGGTGGAACGCAACAACCAGGTCATCCAGGACTCGATGAAGCAGAACCTGGAGTGGATCAACCGCACCATGGCAGCGAACGGCCTCGAGTCCGCCGGTCCGCTGCGCGTGATCACCACCGAGCTGGGCCGCGAGACCTACACCTTCGACATCGCAATGCCGGTCCGCAAGAAGGGCGCCGGTTCGGCTGCGCCTGCCGCTGCGGAAGGCGAGAACGGGGCGGACGGCGAGAATGCGACGGCTGCCGCGCCGGTGGCAGCGCCGACCACGGATGCCGTGGAGCTGACCGGTCTGGAGCTGCTCGGTCCGGTGAAGGCGGTCTACCTGCCGCGCGCCCGTGTCGCTCGTGCCGACTACAAGGGCTTCATGGCCGAGCTCGACAATGTCCGCAACGCGGTCCGCGCCTGGGCGCTGACGCAGGGCCTGGAAGTCACCGATCGTCCGTACGAGAACTACCGCAACGGCATCGATGCGGCGTTCACCGAGAACGGCGAGTTCGAGGTCTTCTGGACGCTGCGTGATCCGCAGGCGGCCGCCGCTGCCAACGCGACGCCTGCTGCAGCGCCTGCTGCGGACGCGACGCCGGAAGCCGCCCCGGCCGAATAA
- a CDS encoding sensor histidine kinase: MLRHLNHNRLLRIAGLFTWAVIGVPLLMLSLAPAERLGEGGALIAIESWPTWGAWAVFGMSYAWLTRGLGERRIRAFDHLLVLLLAGSAIGISYYSQSGLGSILLMVVACVLPWLLPLWVGVALLVACEFVIVPVYVRGFDFTWVEAVLQAALYVGFTGFAFVTGFVARQQAQAREEQRRLNAELRATRALLAESVRVNERTRISRELHDLLGHHLTALSLNLEIASHLASGQAQEHVNQAQTLAKLLLSDVREAVSQLRDDDAIDMRATLLPLAEHVPSLQVDMQLPVQFVVDDPERAHVLLRCTQEIITNAVRHSGASLLRLRYSQDADAVRLDARDDGRGAEVTRAGNGLTGMRERLAAYGGSLQVETAPDRGFVLRLELPLADATGLRDAARRGRGRPA, encoded by the coding sequence ATGCTCCGTCATCTGAACCATAACCGCCTCCTTCGGATCGCCGGCCTGTTCACCTGGGCGGTGATTGGCGTGCCGCTGCTGATGCTGTCGCTGGCGCCGGCCGAGCGCCTGGGTGAGGGCGGGGCGCTGATTGCCATCGAGAGCTGGCCCACATGGGGGGCCTGGGCCGTGTTCGGCATGAGCTACGCCTGGCTCACGCGCGGCCTCGGCGAGCGCCGGATCCGCGCCTTCGACCACCTGCTGGTCCTGCTGCTGGCCGGCAGCGCGATCGGGATCAGCTACTACAGCCAGAGCGGGCTGGGCAGCATCCTGCTGATGGTCGTGGCCTGCGTGCTGCCATGGCTGCTGCCGCTTTGGGTGGGCGTGGCGCTGCTGGTGGCCTGCGAATTCGTGATCGTGCCGGTCTATGTGCGGGGTTTCGATTTCACCTGGGTCGAGGCCGTGCTGCAGGCGGCGCTGTATGTCGGCTTCACCGGCTTCGCCTTCGTCACCGGCTTCGTCGCGCGCCAGCAGGCCCAGGCGCGCGAGGAGCAGCGCCGCCTCAATGCCGAGCTGCGGGCGACGCGGGCGCTGCTGGCCGAGAGCGTCCGGGTCAACGAGCGCACCCGGATCTCGCGCGAGCTGCATGACCTGCTGGGCCATCACCTGACCGCGCTCAGTCTCAATCTCGAGATCGCCAGCCACCTGGCCAGCGGTCAGGCACAGGAGCATGTGAACCAGGCGCAGACGCTGGCCAAACTGCTGCTCAGCGACGTGCGCGAGGCGGTGAGCCAGCTGCGCGACGATGATGCGATCGACATGCGCGCGACCCTGCTGCCGCTGGCCGAGCATGTGCCCAGCCTGCAGGTGGACATGCAGCTGCCGGTGCAGTTCGTCGTCGACGATCCCGAGCGCGCCCACGTGCTGCTGCGCTGTACCCAGGAGATCATTACAAACGCCGTGCGCCATTCCGGCGCGAGCCTGCTGCGGCTGCGCTACAGCCAGGACGCCGATGCGGTCCGGCTCGACGCGCGCGACGACGGGCGCGGCGCCGAGGTCACGCGCGCCGGCAACGGTCTGACCGGCATGCGCGAGCGGCTGGCGGCCTATGGCGGCAGCCTGCAGGTCGAAACCGCGCCGGATCGGGGCTTCGTCCTGCGTCTGGAATTGCCGCTGGCGGATGCGACCGGGCTGCGCGATGCTGCGCGCCGGGGCAGGGGGCGTCCGGCATGA
- the minE gene encoding cell division topological specificity factor MinE produces MGMFDFLRPKKNTASIAKDRLRIIVAQERTSRGAPDYLPLLQRELLEVIRKYVSIDVDAVKVDLVKDGDHDVLDISVALPEERTAPA; encoded by the coding sequence ATGGGTATGTTCGATTTCCTCAGGCCGAAGAAGAACACCGCGTCGATCGCCAAGGACCGCTTGCGCATCATCGTCGCGCAGGAGCGGACCAGCCGCGGCGCGCCGGACTATCTGCCGCTGCTGCAGCGCGAGCTGCTCGAGGTGATCCGCAAGTACGTCAGTATCGACGTCGACGCGGTCAAGGTGGATCTGGTCAAGGACGGCGACCACGACGTGCTCGACATCTCGGTCGCGCTGCCCGAAGAGCGTACGGCGCCCGCTTGA
- a CDS encoding GNAT family N-acetyltransferase, with protein sequence MSIVVRDVREHELDSILELNNAAGPSILPLDRPRLRHLHDTAEYFRVAERDDAMVGFLIGFGAGSDHDSSNFRWFESHHPDFFYIDRVVVASRRRGGGVGRAFYADVQSYAEVRYPLLTCEVFLEHDNDPVRLFHGSFGFREVGQHVMPGTEIRASMLVKDLCSYAWVRETYGGKLPDEPWLGKPRVPVRKSEESEA encoded by the coding sequence ATGTCGATCGTCGTCCGCGACGTGCGCGAGCACGAGCTGGATTCCATCCTCGAACTCAACAATGCCGCCGGCCCCTCGATCCTGCCTCTGGACCGGCCGCGCCTCCGCCACCTGCACGACACTGCGGAGTACTTCCGTGTCGCCGAACGCGACGACGCGATGGTCGGGTTCCTGATCGGGTTCGGCGCCGGCAGCGACCACGACAGCAGCAACTTCCGCTGGTTTGAATCGCACCACCCCGATTTCTTCTACATCGACCGCGTCGTCGTCGCCAGCCGCCGTCGCGGCGGCGGTGTCGGTCGCGCGTTCTACGCCGACGTCCAGAGCTACGCGGAAGTCCGCTATCCACTGCTGACCTGCGAAGTGTTCCTCGAGCACGACAACGATCCGGTGCGGCTGTTCCACGGCAGCTTCGGCTTCCGCGAGGTCGGCCAGCACGTGATGCCGGGCACCGAGATCCGCGCCTCGATGCTGGTCAAGGACCTGTGCAGCTACGCCTGGGTACGCGAGACCTATGGCGGCAAGCTGCCCGACGAACCCTGGCTGGGCAAACCCCGCGTGCCAGTCCGCAAATCCGAGGAGTCTGAAGCCTGA
- a CDS encoding SPFH domain-containing protein codes for MQPMASIGVALLTAFLSTGLYMVEPNQAAVLSLFGKYIGTDKSNGLRWNNPFLTKKKVSLRVRNFESGRLKVNELEGSPIEIAAVIVWRVVDSAEAVFNVDDYASFVQIQSEAALRAMATSYPYDQHDDGQISLRSHPTEISERLKEQLDERLTAAGVDVLEARISHLAYAPEIAQAMLQRQQASAVIAARTRIVAGAVGMVELALAELQKSGVVQLDEERKAAMVSNLLVVLCGDRGTQPIVNTGSLY; via the coding sequence ATGCAGCCGATGGCGTCGATCGGCGTGGCCCTGCTCACCGCGTTTCTTTCGACGGGCCTTTACATGGTGGAACCCAACCAGGCCGCCGTACTCAGTCTGTTCGGCAAGTACATCGGCACCGACAAGTCCAACGGCCTGCGCTGGAACAATCCCTTCCTGACCAAGAAGAAGGTCAGCCTGCGGGTGCGCAACTTCGAGAGTGGGCGGCTCAAGGTCAACGAACTCGAAGGCAGTCCGATCGAGATCGCCGCGGTCATCGTGTGGCGGGTCGTGGACTCGGCGGAAGCCGTGTTCAACGTCGACGACTATGCGAGCTTCGTCCAGATCCAGTCGGAAGCCGCCTTGCGCGCAATGGCGACCAGTTATCCCTACGACCAGCACGACGACGGCCAGATCTCATTGCGCAGCCATCCGACGGAGATTTCCGAGCGGCTCAAGGAGCAGCTCGACGAACGCCTGACCGCGGCCGGTGTCGACGTGCTGGAGGCGCGCATCAGCCATCTCGCCTACGCGCCGGAGATCGCCCAGGCGATGCTGCAGCGCCAGCAGGCCAGTGCGGTCATCGCAGCGCGCACCCGGATCGTGGCCGGCGCGGTGGGCATGGTGGAACTGGCGCTGGCGGAACTGCAGAAGAGCGGCGTGGTCCAGCTCGACGAAGAGCGCAAGGCGGCCATGGTCAGCAACCTGCTCGTCGTGCTGTGCGGCGATCGCGGCACCCAGCCCATCGTCAACACCGGCTCGCTGTACTGA
- a CDS encoding M15 family metallopeptidase — protein sequence MQTPPPRILFNTPDIELWPADLLRARGNRDARLLSQASHVLRRKRDGRYLAAVVGTGLAGLLPGWQRGVDIDAVLDLLDAGLHALASAVVPSLPLTGVETRLHVLGLEADAYASRTGLALLAEPAWLAFAGFDRYRRPLWLDNRTTRAWHAMRRAALADDIVLDAVSGYRSHDYQFAIFERKLARGLELEEIVAVNAAPGYSEHHTGSALDISAPGEPAAEASFEATPAFAWLQRHAASHGFTMSYPRDNPHGIVYEPWHWRHHAAAG from the coding sequence ATGCAGACTCCCCCGCCCCGCATCCTGTTCAACACGCCCGATATCGAGCTCTGGCCGGCGGATCTGCTACGCGCGCGCGGCAACCGTGATGCCCGGCTGCTGTCACAGGCCTCGCACGTACTGCGGCGCAAGCGCGACGGGCGCTACCTGGCGGCCGTGGTCGGCACTGGCCTCGCAGGCCTGCTGCCGGGCTGGCAGCGCGGCGTCGATATCGACGCGGTCCTGGATCTGCTCGACGCCGGCCTGCATGCGCTTGCATCGGCAGTGGTGCCCAGCCTGCCTTTGACCGGAGTCGAAACACGGCTGCACGTCCTCGGCCTCGAGGCCGACGCCTACGCATCGCGTACCGGCCTGGCCCTGCTTGCCGAGCCTGCGTGGCTGGCGTTCGCGGGATTCGACCGTTACCGCCGCCCCCTGTGGCTGGATAACCGGACGACCCGCGCATGGCATGCAATGCGACGCGCGGCGCTGGCGGATGACATCGTGCTCGACGCGGTTTCCGGCTATCGCAGCCACGACTACCAGTTCGCCATCTTCGAGCGCAAGCTCGCGCGCGGCCTCGAGCTGGAGGAGATCGTGGCGGTCAACGCCGCGCCGGGCTACAGCGAGCACCACACCGGAAGCGCGCTCGACATCAGCGCGCCAGGCGAGCCGGCCGCCGAAGCCTCCTTCGAGGCCACCCCCGCGTTCGCGTGGTTGCAGCGACATGCGGCCAGTCATGGTTTCACGATGAGCTATCCGCGCGACAACCCGCACGGCATCGTCTACGAGCCCTGGCACTGGCGGCATCACGCCGCCGCTGGCTGA
- a CDS encoding CDP-alcohol phosphatidyltransferase family protein, whose protein sequence is MSRPRHFTMLRDFQLADWFTLGNAFCGTGAVFAAMRYLQDGDQRMLMFGMALIPLAFIFDVLDGRIARWRKVASTLGRELDSLADVISFGVAPAALAYACGMQGGWDAVVLAGFVGCGVSRLARYNVTAETLSQGSDKVKYFEGTPIPSSLLLVILLAVAASQGRIGDALWLGELRLGPWSLHPLVLLFAASGAMMVSKTLRIPKL, encoded by the coding sequence ATGTCCCGTCCCCGCCATTTCACGATGCTCCGCGATTTCCAGCTTGCCGACTGGTTCACGCTGGGCAACGCTTTCTGCGGCACCGGCGCGGTATTCGCCGCGATGCGTTACCTGCAGGACGGCGACCAGCGGATGCTGATGTTCGGCATGGCACTGATCCCCCTGGCCTTCATCTTCGACGTGCTCGACGGGCGGATCGCGCGCTGGCGCAAGGTGGCGTCCACGCTGGGGCGGGAACTCGACTCGCTCGCCGACGTGATCTCGTTCGGCGTCGCGCCGGCAGCGCTCGCCTACGCCTGCGGCATGCAGGGCGGATGGGACGCCGTCGTGCTGGCCGGCTTCGTCGGTTGCGGGGTCAGTCGCCTGGCCCGCTACAACGTGACCGCAGAAACGCTGTCGCAAGGCAGCGACAAAGTGAAGTACTTCGAAGGCACGCCGATCCCGTCGAGCCTGCTGCTGGTGATCCTGCTGGCGGTCGCGGCCTCGCAGGGGCGGATCGGCGATGCGCTGTGGCTGGGCGAGCTGCGCCTGGGTCCCTGGTCGTTGCATCCGCTGGTGCTGCTGTTCGCGGCATCGGGCGCGATGATGGTCAGCAAGACGCTGCGCATTCCCAAGCTTTGA
- a CDS encoding response regulator produces the protein MIRVCLVDDQTLVRQGIRSLLALDGGIEVVAEASDGKQAVETIPQARPDVVLMDMRMPVMSGLEAIQSLSRAGTLPPTIILTTFDDDQLVLAGLKAGAKGFLLKDVSLDQLVGAIRTVAGGGSLVQPAVTQRLLTGLEQMRNEFVSLDRPDPLTDRETEILRLMAGGFSNKEIANSLGVAEGTIKNHVSNILSKLGVRDRTRAVLKAFELQLV, from the coding sequence ATGATTCGAGTCTGTCTGGTCGACGACCAGACCCTGGTCCGCCAGGGCATCCGTTCCCTGCTCGCGCTCGACGGGGGGATCGAAGTGGTCGCAGAGGCGTCCGATGGCAAGCAGGCCGTGGAGACCATTCCGCAGGCCAGGCCGGACGTGGTGCTGATGGATATGCGCATGCCGGTGATGTCCGGCCTGGAAGCGATCCAGTCGCTGTCCCGGGCCGGCACGTTGCCACCGACCATCATCCTGACCACCTTCGACGACGATCAGCTGGTGCTCGCAGGCCTGAAGGCCGGTGCCAAGGGCTTCCTGCTCAAGGATGTCTCGCTGGACCAGCTGGTGGGCGCGATCCGCACCGTCGCCGGTGGCGGATCGCTCGTGCAGCCGGCGGTGACCCAGCGCCTGCTCACCGGACTTGAGCAGATGCGGAACGAATTCGTCAGTCTCGATCGCCCGGATCCGTTGACCGATCGGGAGACCGAGATCCTGCGCCTGATGGCAGGCGGGTTTTCGAACAAGGAGATCGCCAACTCCCTGGGCGTCGCCGAAGGCACGATCAAGAATCACGTCTCGAACATTCTCTCCAAGCTCGGCGTGCGCGACCGGACCCGGGCTGTCCTGAAGGCCTTCGAGCTGCAGCTGGTCTGA
- the minC gene encoding septum site-determining protein MinC → MASRPTPPVDFEPAGELKIGQVGIANLRVRTLDVARLAEEMQSRVSRAPKLFDRAAVILDFGGLAELPDTRTARALIDALRGAGALPVALAWGSPANAALAEALDLPVLSKFRAQYESAEGAAQPAPRAVPAAESAPAPVRPAPSPAASAEPGLIQASAVRSGQQLYAQNRDLTVLSSVGAGAEVIADGSIHIYGPLRGRALAGAQGNAMARIFCRSFHAELVAVAGHYKVLEDIPRELHGKAVQVWLEHDELKIAALE, encoded by the coding sequence ATGGCGTCCCGCCCCACCCCGCCCGTCGATTTCGAACCGGCCGGCGAACTGAAAATCGGCCAGGTCGGCATCGCCAACCTGCGCGTGCGCACGCTCGACGTCGCGCGCCTTGCCGAAGAGATGCAAAGCCGGGTGTCACGTGCGCCCAAGCTGTTCGACCGCGCCGCGGTGATCCTGGACTTCGGCGGCCTCGCCGAGCTGCCCGACACGCGCACCGCGCGGGCGCTGATCGATGCGCTGCGCGGCGCAGGCGCGCTGCCGGTCGCACTGGCCTGGGGCAGCCCGGCCAACGCCGCGCTCGCCGAAGCACTCGACCTGCCGGTGCTGTCGAAGTTCCGCGCCCAGTACGAAAGCGCCGAAGGAGCGGCGCAGCCCGCCCCGCGCGCCGTGCCGGCCGCGGAATCCGCCCCGGCGCCCGTCCGGCCTGCGCCGTCACCCGCAGCCTCGGCCGAGCCCGGCCTGATCCAGGCCTCGGCAGTACGTTCGGGCCAGCAGCTCTATGCGCAGAACCGCGACCTCACCGTGCTGTCCTCGGTCGGCGCCGGCGCCGAAGTCATCGCCGATGGCTCGATCCACATCTACGGCCCCTTGCGCGGCCGCGCCCTGGCGGGTGCACAGGGGAATGCGATGGCGCGTATCTTCTGCCGCAGCTTCCATGCCGAGCTGGTCGCTGTGGCAGGACACTACAAGGTGCTGGAAGATATTCCCCGCGAACTCCATGGCAAGGCCGTCCAGGTCTGGCTGGAGCATGACGAATTGAAGATCGCCGCACTCGAATGA
- a CDS encoding DUF4177 domain-containing protein: MSERWQYKVEEIKPTFLGSIKPVDIEERLQALGLQGWELVNAVHATAVGPTLLFLKRRL, from the coding sequence ATGAGTGAGCGTTGGCAATACAAGGTGGAGGAGATCAAACCGACCTTCCTCGGCAGCATCAAACCTGTCGATATCGAGGAGCGCCTGCAGGCCCTCGGGTTGCAGGGCTGGGAACTGGTCAACGCGGTCCACGCCACGGCGGTCGGCCCGACCCTGCTGTTCCTGAAGCGCCGGCTGTGA
- a CDS encoding DUF423 domain-containing protein — protein MGFGFTRAARHVAGLVAAGALLAGLSVGLAAYASHATSGDAQAALQTAAVFAFGHGIVLVVLGRAVRGALEMTSLLMLLLGTLLFAGALVSRYLFAGPAFYAPWGGMLTMLGWALQAVAALRR, from the coding sequence ATGGGATTCGGATTCACGCGCGCGGCCCGTCACGTTGCAGGACTGGTCGCCGCCGGCGCGCTGCTGGCGGGGCTTTCGGTGGGCCTGGCGGCCTACGCCTCACATGCGACCAGTGGCGACGCGCAGGCCGCGCTGCAGACCGCGGCCGTATTCGCATTCGGGCACGGCATCGTGCTCGTCGTACTGGGCCGGGCGGTGCGTGGCGCGCTCGAGATGACCTCGCTGCTCATGCTGCTACTGGGCACGCTGTTGTTCGCAGGGGCGCTGGTGTCGCGGTACCTGTTCGCCGGGCCGGCGTTCTACGCGCCCTGGGGCGGCATGTTGACGATGCTGGGATGGGCGCTGCAGGCAGTGGCTGCGCTGCGTCGCTGA
- a CDS encoding Arc family DNA binding domain-containing protein: MSEKKAYPLRINAEILAAVQRWADDELRSANAQIEYLLRDALRRAGRIAPPEHPDPLEDTNDE; encoded by the coding sequence ATGAGCGAGAAGAAGGCCTATCCGCTGCGCATCAATGCCGAGATCCTCGCGGCGGTGCAGCGCTGGGCCGACGACGAGCTGCGCAGTGCGAATGCACAGATCGAATACCTGCTGCGCGATGCATTGCGCCGCGCGGGACGCATCGCCCCACCCGAACACCCCGATCCCCTCGAGGACACGAACGATGAGTGA
- the minD gene encoding septum site-determining protein MinD, which produces MAEIIVVTSGKGGVGKTTSSASIAIGFARQGKRTAVVDFDVGLRNLDLIMGCERRVVYDLVNVVQGEASLKQALIKDKRFDNLYVLAASQTRDKDALTKEGVERVLKELADEGFDFIICDSPAGIEKGAFLAMYFADRAIVVVNPEVSSVRDSDRVIGLLQSKTRRAENGERVEEHLLLTRYSPARVETGEMLSITDVEEVLGLKTIGVIPESGDVLNASNKGEPVILASESAAGQAYDDAVARLLGQERPMRFTTTEKKGFFSKLFGG; this is translated from the coding sequence TTGGCTGAAATCATCGTGGTCACCTCGGGCAAGGGCGGCGTCGGCAAGACCACCAGCAGCGCGAGCATCGCCATCGGCTTTGCCCGCCAGGGCAAGCGCACGGCGGTCGTCGACTTCGACGTGGGCCTTCGCAATCTCGACCTGATCATGGGCTGCGAGCGCCGGGTGGTGTACGACCTGGTCAACGTCGTGCAGGGCGAGGCATCGCTCAAGCAGGCGCTGATCAAGGACAAGCGCTTCGACAATCTCTACGTGCTGGCAGCGTCGCAGACCCGCGACAAGGACGCGCTGACCAAGGAGGGCGTCGAACGCGTGCTCAAGGAACTCGCCGATGAAGGCTTCGATTTCATCATCTGCGACTCGCCGGCCGGCATCGAAAAGGGCGCGTTCCTGGCGATGTACTTTGCCGACCGCGCCATCGTCGTGGTCAATCCGGAAGTGTCCTCGGTGCGCGACTCCGACCGCGTCATCGGCCTGCTGCAGTCCAAGACCCGCCGCGCCGAGAACGGCGAGCGCGTGGAGGAACACCTGCTGCTGACCCGTTACAGCCCGGCGCGCGTGGAGACCGGCGAAATGCTGTCGATCACCGACGTGGAGGAAGTGCTGGGCCTGAAGACGATCGGCGTGATTCCCGAGTCCGGCGACGTGCTCAATGCGTCCAACAAGGGCGAGCCGGTGATCCTGGCGAGCGAATCCGCGGCAGGCCAGGCCTACGACGACGCGGTCGCGCGCCTGCTCGGCCAGGAGCGCCCGATGCGCTTCACCACCACCGAGAAAAAGGGCTTCTTCAGCAAGCTGTTTGGAGGCTGA
- a CDS encoding CPBP family intramembrane glutamic endopeptidase, which yields MTAQMPMPRPRQDLRLAVVLAAVAAAATVAVIPYLLQLDPARTAQSAQVPLPALIAIQAMTMFIVCALLGWAGLRMGHHVGLGAPLLQRWVNRHGDARLRDRGPATAVGLGIAVAVVILVLSRALDPLLLPPTQVEMTDIVGGRSALYGALASFYGGVVEELQLRLFLMTLIAWAATRLARLVRRRGGSDGSLSPRIAWLAILIAALLFGVGHLPAAATIWGLDAGVVLRTLLLNGLGGVVFGWLYWRRGFEMAVLAHFAADIVLHALVPLLLPQGVL from the coding sequence GTGACCGCGCAGATGCCGATGCCGCGGCCGCGGCAGGACCTGCGTCTGGCGGTGGTGCTGGCGGCGGTGGCCGCTGCGGCCACGGTTGCCGTCATTCCGTACCTGCTGCAACTCGACCCCGCGCGCACGGCCCAAAGCGCCCAGGTGCCGCTGCCCGCACTGATCGCGATCCAGGCGATGACGATGTTCATCGTCTGCGCCCTGCTCGGCTGGGCGGGCCTGCGCATGGGCCACCACGTCGGCCTCGGCGCTCCCTTGTTGCAGCGCTGGGTCAACCGCCATGGCGATGCCCGTCTGCGGGACCGCGGGCCCGCAACGGCGGTCGGCCTGGGCATCGCCGTAGCGGTCGTGATCCTTGTCCTGTCCCGCGCGCTCGACCCCCTGCTGCTGCCGCCCACCCAGGTGGAAATGACCGACATCGTCGGCGGGCGCAGCGCGCTCTATGGCGCCCTTGCGTCCTTCTACGGCGGCGTGGTCGAGGAACTGCAGTTGCGGCTGTTCCTGATGACGCTGATCGCGTGGGCCGCCACGCGCCTGGCGCGGCTGGTGCGGCGGCGCGGTGGTTCCGATGGCAGCCTGTCGCCGCGCATCGCCTGGCTCGCAATCCTCATCGCTGCGCTGCTGTTCGGCGTCGGCCACCTGCCGGCCGCCGCGACCATCTGGGGTCTCGACGCGGGCGTGGTGCTGCGCACGTTGCTGCTCAATGGCCTGGGCGGTGTCGTATTCGGATGGCTGTACTGGCGACGTGGTTTCGAGATGGCGGTGCTGGCGCATTTCGCAGCCGATATCGTCCTGCATGCGCTGGTGCCCCTGCTGCTGCCGCAAGGCGTGCTGTAG